Genomic segment of Geminocystis herdmanii PCC 6308:
AGCCCTTATTTTCTCGATGATTTTAGTGTGGTTGATGTGATTTTTACGCCCTATGTAGAACGAATGAACGCTAGTTTATTTTATTATAAAGGTTACTCTCTCAGGGAAGAAAATCCTTATTTTTCCCGTTGGTTTGATGCTATGGAAACTCGATCGACCTATAGGGGAACACAAAGTGATTTCCATACCCATGCCCACGATTTACCGCCTCAGATGGGAGGATGTCATGAAAATACTTCAGAAAAAACTAAAATTAATCAAAAATTAGTGGATTATGGCGATTATTTTCAGATTCCTGATGTTAAGTATGCCGAGCCAGAAAATTCTCGTCAAGAAGCATTATATCGAGTGATCAAACATAAAGATAATATCATTAAGGTTAACCCCGAAACTGATAAGGTGATGTTCGATCGAGCTTTGCGTAGTGCGCTAACTTATATGATGACAGGAAATCCTTGCCCTCCTCCTGAAAATAGCGATATTGCCTTACGTTATCTTCGGGATAGAATTAGTGTACCCCGTGATATGTCGATTTATGCTGGGAAAAGGTTGCGTAGTGCTTTAGAATTTACTGCTAGTTTAGTGGGCGATCACGAAGTGGCGCTGCTCGATCGACAGCCTAAACCTTTACCAGTTGAGCATCGTAGGGATCAAAATCCCCTTAATTTTCAGGAATAATCAATCATGGGGAAAAGTTAAATAACCGCTTTTTAGCTTTTCCATGTATCCAATTTTTCGAGAAAATAGGGGAAAACGGGGAATTATAGGTTAAATAAATTCAAATAAAAATTGATTTTATTTATAAAGAAGTCTAATGAGAATTAAGCCAAGTAATTAAATCTTGTGACGAAGAAAAATCTAATAACGCTTCCCCCAAATCTTCTAAGGTTTCTAAAGATAAATTGCGAATTTTTAACTCTAAATCGGGAGATAAATTACCTAATTTTCGCTTCAGTAAACGAATAACTAAGCTAATTTCTTTCTCAATACCCTCTTGGATACCTTCTTGGATACCTTCTTTGATACCTTCGAGTTTGGCATCTGCTGCCACATCTTGAAAATATCGAGTTTGTTTTAAATCATCTAAAGTAAACATGGCTTCGATTTCCTCCCTTGTTAGTTGATTGAGTTTATAGACTAAGACTGTTTGTATCAATTCTAAGATTTTTCTTTGTTCATTGGCATTATCAATGATTTCCTGACTTTTAGTTACGGCTTTTTTTGCTTTGGGAATTGCCTCACTATCTTTTCCTACAATTAAGGAGATAATTTCTAATTCAATGGATGATGTTTCAGAGATTTCCAATTCATCTAAATAGAAAATTTTGATTTGTCCATTATCAAATAAACTTTGATATTGACGTGGTAAACCAGCATCTAGTTTTCGGGTAGAAAACAAAGCTACACCTTGCCAATCGTTGTCAGGTTGATATTGCCCCAAATAAACAAAGATTTCTGTCAAAAAACGCCACCAAAAGTCTTGTTTTTCTTGAAATTGGACTTCTACAAAGTAAATTACTCGATCGATTTCTCCCTCTGGGGGTAAAAAAATACCGTCAAAGCGTCTGGCTAATTCTTTTATTTCCCTAGAGGAAAATTGATAACCTTCCACAGGAGGTTGATTGAGTAATTCAAACAGTAGATTAGGGAAAATCAGAAATAGCTGGTAAAAGATGGTGTCTGTGCGCAAAACGAGGTTAATGTAATTGATTTATTACCCCACATTTTACGCTATTTTCATTCCCCTTCTTCTTACACAAAACAAAGAATTTTATTGAATTGTTACAGAGTTTGAAGTTATATATCAGAAATTGTGACTGAGATTATATACTTGACTTTTAATAACTGGAACTTAAATCTAAAAAGTTTTAGTAAAATTAAACTCGATCGAACGATCGAACCTTGAGAGACTGACAAAACTAGATTCATAGACTATTCTATTAATCATAGAATGAAAGTCGATCGATAAACAAAACCTTAAATTGAGAAATCATTGATAACAATTCGGTAAAGGAGTCTTTTATCCATGTCCCATAGTGTAAAAATTTACGATACCTGTATTGGCTGTACCCAGTGTGTTCGTGCTTGTCCTCTTGATGTACTAGAGATGGTACCTTGGGATGGTTGTAAAGCTGGACAAATTGCCTCATCTCCCCGTACAGAAGACTGTGTAGGTTGCAAACGTTGTGAAACTGCTTGTCCTACCGACTTTTTGAGTATCCGTGTTTATTTAGGTGCGGAAACTACTCGCAGTATGGGTCTAGCTTATTAGAAAATTCTAATATCATGATTATAGCTGTTGTCATTATTTATTTTATCTTTAGTGGCAACAGTTAATTAGGAGTAAGAAGTAAGGAGTAAGGAGTAATGAAATGCGTTCAAAAATTTTGAGTTTAATTTATCTCGTTAGTCGTGAAATTTATGATACGGTGGGTGATTGATTGACAACTAATTACTAATTTTGTCTATATTTTTTGCAACTTAAAAATTATTATCGAAGAAAAAGAGGTTATTCATGTTTACTCAAACTAATCAAAAAACAGTACCCGTAACGGTTTTAACTGGTTATTTAGGTGCAGGAAAAACTACTTTACTTAATCATATCCTTACCTATGAACACGGCAAAAAAGTTGCTGTTATTGTCAATGAATTTGGAGAGGTTGGCATTGATAATCAATTAGTAATTTCTGCTGATGAAGAAATTTTCGAGATGAATAACGGTTGTATCTGTTGTACCGTTAGGGGAGATTTAATGCGCATCATTGGTAATTTACTCAAAAGACGAGACAAATTTGATCACCTTGTGATTGAAACTACAGGATTAGCTGATCCTGCTCCTGTAATACAAACTTTTTTTGTGGATGAAGATTTGAAGTCAGAGTTACTTTTAGATGCGGTGGTGACGGTGGTTGATACTAAACATATTCATCAACATTGGGATGCTGAGGAGGCACAAGAACAAATTGCTTTTGCTGATATTATTTTACTGAATAAAACCGATTTAGTAAGCGTTGAGGAGTTAGAAGACTTAGAAAGACGTATTCGAGATATGAATGCCATCGCTAAAATTTATCGTACTCAGAATGCTAATATTAGTATGGATAGTATTTTAGGAGTTCGATCGTTCGATTTACAAAAAGCCTTAGAAATTGATCCTAATTTCCTTGCTGAAGATGCTCACGAACACGATGAATCAGTGTATTCTGTGGCTATTGTAGAGTCTGGAAAAGTTGATTTAGATAAGTTGCACAGTTGGATGACAGAATTATTGCGCACTCAAGGTACAGATATTTTTCGCATGAAAGGCATTTTAAATGCAGAAGACATTAAGGAAAGAGTAGTTTTTCAAGGGGTACATATGTTGTTTGATGTAACGCTCGATCGACCTTGGAAAACAGAAGAAACTCCTAAAAATGAATTAATATTTATCGGGCGTAATTTAGATGAAAAGCAGTTAAAAGAGGATTTTAGAGGGTGTCTAATAGAGGTTGCCTCATAGTCTTTTGATGGAGATAAGGTGTTAGGTATTAGGTAAAAGAATGAAAAATCAAAGTTTTGAAGATTTGTATAATATACCTAGCTAACAACTGGTTTTAAAGAAAATAAGGGCAAAATCCTAAATAATTCGATGTTAGAATTAGAATACAAAACAGAATTAGAAGAATATATTACCGCCCTAAGTTGGTCAAAAGATGGTACATTAGCGGTAAGTTCGGCAGGAGGAGAGGTGATGATATTTACCGATAAACCTCAACTAATTTTAACCGCCAATGAACACAAAAATTCGATCGACTGCTTAGACTTTTCTGCTGATAGTCAATATTTAGCAGTAGGAGGGCAAGATGGTCAAGTCAGAATTTGGGAATCATCCACGTTACAATTAATTGATACCTTGAATTGGGGTAAACAATGGCTAGAAAATTTAGCATGGCATCCCCAACAAAATCATCTTGCTTTTAGTCAAGGGCGCTATGTACAAATTTGGGATATAACAACTCAAGAAATTATTACTACCTTACCCTTTGAAAATTCCTCTGTGTTAGATTTAGCATGGAATCCCAACGGGCAACTTTTGGCAGTGGCAGGAAATGGAGGAGTTAAAATTTG
This window contains:
- a CDS encoding glutathione S-transferase family protein, which encodes MTPLTWQELKNLTDYDIDRINGVTNSQALLRLFNHSIDEVRVTLYRDYHAWCPYCQKVWLWLEEKQIPYRIKKVTMFCYGEKEQWYKEKVPSGMLPALELDDRIITESDDILLALEQEFGVLGLGMQQPEAMALRKLERLLFRKWCRWLCYASMLKMQEENNRQQFIEAVKQVETALARTQSPYFLDDFSVVDVIFTPYVERMNASLFYYKGYSLREENPYFSRWFDAMETRSTYRGTQSDFHTHAHDLPPQMGGCHENTSEKTKINQKLVDYGDYFQIPDVKYAEPENSRQEALYRVIKHKDNIIKVNPETDKVMFDRALRSALTYMMTGNPCPPPENSDIALRYLRDRISVPRDMSIYAGKRLRSALEFTASLVGDHEVALLDRQPKPLPVEHRRDQNPLNFQE
- a CDS encoding Rpn family recombination-promoting nuclease/putative transposase produces the protein MRTDTIFYQLFLIFPNLLFELLNQPPVEGYQFSSREIKELARRFDGIFLPPEGEIDRVIYFVEVQFQEKQDFWWRFLTEIFVYLGQYQPDNDWQGVALFSTRKLDAGLPRQYQSLFDNGQIKIFYLDELEISETSSIELEIISLIVGKDSEAIPKAKKAVTKSQEIIDNANEQRKILELIQTVLVYKLNQLTREEIEAMFTLDDLKQTRYFQDVAADAKLEGIKEGIQEGIQEGIEKEISLVIRLLKRKLGNLSPDLELKIRNLSLETLEDLGEALLDFSSSQDLITWLNSH
- the psaC gene encoding photosystem I iron-sulfur center protein PsaC — its product is MSHSVKIYDTCIGCTQCVRACPLDVLEMVPWDGCKAGQIASSPRTEDCVGCKRCETACPTDFLSIRVYLGAETTRSMGLAY
- a CDS encoding CobW family GTP-binding protein, with the translated sequence MFTQTNQKTVPVTVLTGYLGAGKTTLLNHILTYEHGKKVAVIVNEFGEVGIDNQLVISADEEIFEMNNGCICCTVRGDLMRIIGNLLKRRDKFDHLVIETTGLADPAPVIQTFFVDEDLKSELLLDAVVTVVDTKHIHQHWDAEEAQEQIAFADIILLNKTDLVSVEELEDLERRIRDMNAIAKIYRTQNANISMDSILGVRSFDLQKALEIDPNFLAEDAHEHDESVYSVAIVESGKVDLDKLHSWMTELLRTQGTDIFRMKGILNAEDIKERVVFQGVHMLFDVTLDRPWKTEETPKNELIFIGRNLDEKQLKEDFRGCLIEVAS